From one Solanum stenotomum isolate F172 chromosome 12, ASM1918654v1, whole genome shotgun sequence genomic stretch:
- the LOC125847167 gene encoding BURP domain-containing protein 3-like, whose protein sequence is MQRYLQKSKVYLGNFDFGLWPWHHAATEKEIRELKDDDNNFLYKPYFFENDLKKGNIIIFPSFNDKNDAPFLPHQSTIPFSSKKIPEILHHFSIDSNSKDAQTIKETIHICEEPDHHKEKKFCSTSLESMVDFMLSELRTNNIEAITTEVEGESSQVFQKYTMEKVEEIAEGNNMVCHKVNYPYAVHYCHVGGRTKTFMISMIGVDRTKVKALSVCHQDTSFWTPKGLPFVVLNVKPGTTPICHFLPNDQIVIFPSKKVIN, encoded by the exons ATGCAGCGATATCTCCAGAAG TCAAAAGTCTATCTTGGTAACTTTGATTTTGGATTGTGGCCTTGGCATCATGCTGCTACAGAGAAAGAGATTCGTGAGCTGAAAgatgatgataataattttctttacaAACCTTATTTCTTCGAAAATGACTTGAAGAAAGGAAATATCATCATCTTTCCCTCTTTCAATGATAAAAATGATGCACCATTTTTGCCTCACCAATCTACCATTCCCTTCTCATCGAAAAAAATTCCAGAAATTCTACACCATTTTTCAATCGATAGTAATTCAAAGGATGCTCAAACGATCAAGGAAACAATCCATATATGTGAAGAGCCAGACCACCATAAAGAGAAGAAATTTTGTTCAACTTCATTAGAGTCGATGGTAGATTTCATGTTATCCGAGCTAAGAACAAACAATATCGAAGCAAttacaacagaggtagaagggGAAAGTAGTCAAGTATTTCAAAAATACACCAtggaaaaagttgaagaaatagCGGAGGGGAATAACATGGTATGCCACAAAGTAAACTATCCATACGCAGTGCATTATTGTCATGTTGGAGGAAGAACCAAGACATTCATGATATCTATGATAGGTGTTGATAGAACAAAAGTTAAAGCACTTTCAGTATGCCACCAAGATACATCTTTTTGGACTCCAAAGGGATTACCTTTTGTAGTACTCAATGTCAAGCCTGGAACTACCCCTATTTGTCATTTCCTTCCAAATGATCAAATTgtcatttttccttcaaaaaagGTCATTAATTAG